A single genomic interval of Nostoc commune NIES-4072 harbors:
- a CDS encoding glycosyltransferase: MGKRLLIVSTLDSSQPFGAFTRPFYLGQYLTRYFDVFQIGLDCSSVKYAPSISIGSRNMKSYIQAIGKCIDEFCPDIIYAQETLPGLAALISLKLRKGYKPCLVLDFHTFSAYEYWMRLFSVANPFKEFVQCIKTYIAQGILIFSGIPIIAAGDAIPKLISQWYGRTPQQIYSIGNGVTEDLLNTELFLDKDPYQAFRPAKIVVLIAPKTFQFPSNDMSVLMTIEVAKYLENHQQKVHFVVIGRDNNDILAPIPSNISFLGFLPKREAFVNYVKYADIALLPFSKQAVAGGARNKALDYFASRKLVVSTPEGLRGLEEFRHLEHLLVTGYSTEEVANTVLDAASNIDKYQSLVDSAYTLIREKYSWNARAQNIAQILLKVSHS, encoded by the coding sequence ATGGGTAAACGCTTACTAATTGTCTCAACACTTGATTCCAGCCAACCATTTGGTGCTTTTACTAGACCTTTTTATCTAGGACAATATTTGACGAGATATTTTGATGTTTTTCAAATAGGATTAGACTGTTCATCTGTTAAATATGCACCTTCTATTTCAATTGGGTCAAGAAATATGAAGTCATATATTCAAGCTATAGGAAAGTGCATTGATGAATTTTGTCCAGATATCATTTATGCTCAAGAAACATTACCTGGATTAGCTGCTTTAATTTCGCTGAAACTTAGAAAAGGCTATAAGCCTTGTCTTGTATTAGATTTTCATACATTTTCAGCATACGAATACTGGATGCGTTTGTTTTCAGTTGCCAATCCTTTCAAAGAATTTGTACAATGTATTAAGACATACATTGCTCAGGGAATTTTGATATTCTCTGGTATTCCAATTATTGCCGCAGGTGACGCAATCCCTAAACTAATTTCTCAGTGGTATGGGAGAACTCCACAGCAGATTTATAGTATTGGGAATGGTGTGACTGAAGACTTACTAAATACTGAATTGTTTTTGGATAAAGACCCCTATCAAGCATTCAGACCAGCAAAAATAGTGGTTCTTATTGCTCCTAAGACATTTCAGTTTCCAAGCAATGATATGTCTGTATTAATGACTATTGAGGTTGCTAAATATCTTGAAAATCATCAGCAAAAAGTACATTTTGTTGTTATTGGCAGAGACAATAATGATATTTTAGCACCAATACCTTCTAACATTTCTTTTTTAGGTTTTTTACCTAAAAGAGAGGCTTTTGTTAATTATGTTAAATATGCAGATATTGCTTTGCTACCATTCTCCAAACAAGCAGTTGCAGGTGGCGCTCGCAATAAAGCATTAGATTATTTCGCAAGCAGAAAGTTAGTTGTATCAACACCAGAAGGCTTGCGAGGTTTAGAAGAATTTCGCCATTTAGAACATCTTTTAGTAACAGGATACTCTACTGAAGAAGTTGCTAATACAGTGCTTGATGCAGCTTCAAATATTGATAAATATCAATCACTCGTAGATAGTGCATATACCTTAATTAGAGAAAAATATTCCTGGAACGCAAGAGCGCAGAATATCGCGCAAATTCTTCTTAAAGTCAGTCATTCTTAG
- a CDS encoding glycosyltransferase family 2 protein: protein MKQVNLAVVMTCHNRRNTTLACLRALYQQTNNFDVYLTDDGSSDGTAQAIKAEYPDVHILQGNGNLFWVRGMHLAFGEAIKNEYDYYLWLNDDTFLEANAVKRLLQIHQNLTEQGYSDSIVVGSTKDPITGRATYGGAVKSKKWYSNKFEFLKPSSVIQKCDAMYGNCVLIPKTVVAKVGNVDTAFVHTLGDLDYALRARKLGCQIWVAPGYVGTCTKNSIRNSWVDTNLTILERLKKVLQIKAFPLKSWTIFCSRHSGSFWVFYWFLPYIRAIIGYKSLATSPTFSEDTNQTNS, encoded by the coding sequence ATGAAACAAGTAAATTTAGCTGTAGTTATGACCTGCCACAATAGGCGTAATACAACTCTTGCCTGTCTACGCGCTTTATATCAACAAACAAATAATTTTGATGTTTATTTAACTGATGATGGTAGCTCTGATGGCACTGCACAAGCTATCAAAGCGGAATATCCAGACGTACACATTCTTCAGGGTAATGGCAATTTATTCTGGGTACGAGGAATGCATCTCGCCTTTGGTGAGGCGATAAAAAATGAATATGATTATTATCTGTGGTTGAATGATGACACCTTTCTGGAAGCAAATGCTGTTAAAAGATTATTACAGATTCATCAAAATTTGACTGAACAAGGTTATTCAGACTCAATTGTAGTTGGTTCAACGAAAGACCCAATAACAGGAAGAGCAACCTATGGAGGAGCAGTAAAATCTAAAAAGTGGTATTCTAATAAGTTTGAATTTTTAAAACCAAGTTCGGTTATCCAAAAATGCGATGCTATGTATGGTAATTGTGTGTTAATCCCTAAAACTGTTGTCGCAAAGGTTGGTAATGTTGATACAGCTTTTGTTCACACTTTAGGAGATTTAGATTATGCCCTCAGAGCGCGTAAATTGGGTTGTCAAATATGGGTAGCTCCTGGATATGTTGGTACTTGTACTAAAAATTCTATCCGAAATAGTTGGGTAGATACCAACTTAACTATACTAGAACGCTTGAAAAAGGTGTTACAAATTAAAGCATTTCCATTGAAATCTTGGACTATTTTTTGTAGCAGACACTCTGGGTCATTCTGGGTATTTTACTGGTTTTTACCCTATATCAGAGCAATAATTGGTTACAAGAGTTTGGCAACTTCTCCGACCTTTTCTGAGGATACTAACCAAACTAACTCATAA
- a CDS encoding glycosyltransferase family 4 protein, translated as MKVLHLSTHDIDGGAARAAYRLHTGLQDIGLQSQMLVQEKSSNDKTVIAPKTRLFQGFAKAKLTFESLPLKLYRQKKNTPFFVQWLPDRIIPKVAQINPDIINLHWISAAFMQIETFPKLKRPLVWTLHDMWGFTGGCHVTGECDRYKVSCGACPQLNSGNEWDLSRWTWQRKVKAWKNLNLTLVSPSSWLAQCARSSSLFQDLRIEVIPHGLDIQKYRPINKDFAREILKLPQDKKLILFGAIEATSDRNKGFHLLQPALQELSKSGWKDNVEVVVFGASQPENPPDLGCRTRYLGHLHDDISLATVYSAADVMLVPSLQESFGQAASESFSCGTPVVAFNSTGLKDIVDHQQNGYLAKPYEAEDFAKGITWVLEDEQRLQKLSFYAREKAQQEFTLELQAHRYSALFQEILMSANKSSFSN; from the coding sequence ATGAAAGTTTTACATCTTAGTACCCATGATATTGATGGAGGTGCAGCAAGAGCTGCATATCGTTTGCACACAGGTTTGCAAGATATAGGGCTACAGTCACAAATGCTAGTCCAAGAAAAATCTAGTAATGATAAAACAGTAATTGCACCTAAGACTAGATTGTTTCAAGGCTTTGCTAAAGCAAAGTTGACATTTGAAAGTCTACCGTTAAAGCTTTATCGTCAAAAGAAAAATACTCCATTTTTTGTTCAATGGTTGCCAGATAGAATTATTCCTAAAGTTGCTCAGATTAATCCAGACATAATAAATTTACATTGGATTAGCGCAGCTTTTATGCAAATAGAAACATTCCCTAAACTGAAGCGTCCTCTAGTTTGGACTCTCCATGATATGTGGGGGTTTACTGGAGGGTGTCACGTTACTGGAGAGTGCGATCGCTACAAAGTATCCTGTGGAGCTTGTCCTCAACTCAACAGTGGGAATGAATGGGATTTATCCCGTTGGACATGGCAACGCAAAGTAAAAGCCTGGAAAAATCTTAATTTAACTCTAGTTTCACCAAGCTCTTGGTTAGCGCAGTGCGCTCGTTCCAGTTCTTTATTCCAAGATTTGCGAATCGAGGTAATTCCTCACGGTCTAGATATTCAAAAATATCGACCTATTAATAAAGATTTTGCACGAGAAATACTCAAGTTACCTCAAGATAAGAAGCTGATTCTCTTTGGAGCGATAGAGGCAACAAGTGATAGAAATAAAGGATTTCATTTATTGCAGCCAGCTCTACAAGAATTGAGTAAATCTGGTTGGAAGGATAACGTAGAAGTAGTGGTTTTTGGTGCGTCTCAACCTGAAAATCCACCTGATTTAGGCTGTAGAACACGCTATTTAGGACACTTACATGATGATATATCTTTAGCAACTGTTTACTCAGCAGCTGATGTGATGCTTGTACCGTCTCTTCAAGAATCTTTTGGGCAGGCAGCATCTGAATCATTTAGTTGTGGCACTCCAGTTGTGGCATTTAATTCTACTGGCTTAAAAGATATTGTTGATCATCAGCAAAACGGTTATTTGGCTAAACCTTATGAAGCTGAAGATTTTGCCAAAGGAATTACCTGGGTACTTGAAGATGAACAGAGGCTACAAAAGCTGTCATTTTATGCTCGTGAAAAAGCGCAACAAGAATTCACTCTGGAACTTCAAGCACATCGTTATTCAGCTTTGTTTCAAGAAATATTGATGAGCGCAAATAAATCTTCATTCAGTAATTAA
- a CDS encoding O-antigen ligase family protein, whose product MSEIKIKLTEKILTIFLLLIAVGALTIHPAQEVSISTLGGDKLDTIFNIVSYLILFYFLLLYWKGFLYVATRSPLQFLLLAIIIFSLLWSEDLSSSLTYMRGLIRIYFLAIYLAMRYSLKEQLRLIAWALGTAALLSMLFSALLPDYSHKSPELLNMWSGIYGHKNELGYMMAWSAGVFLHLALSSHQYRWLMWALCGISICLIILSRSTTSLTILLTMILLLPFYKFFKKTNYKLQVVMITSALMLLIIFSILLVNNAETLVGTSGKDLTFNGRSDLWELVISKILERPWLGYGYSAFWTSNAASNLRATYEWASNAHNGFLELLLELGFLGFLTFAAGFIRFFVMAMTRIIYVAKKPEDYWPMQMLILIVIINFSEARLLTPSWNWLMYITTSFSLTLDYQRNYHQSYIESFYSSQK is encoded by the coding sequence ATGTCAGAAATTAAAATAAAGTTAACAGAAAAAATATTAACTATTTTCTTATTACTCATTGCTGTAGGAGCATTAACAATACATCCTGCACAAGAAGTTTCTATATCTACCCTTGGCGGTGACAAGCTAGATACTATATTCAATATAGTTTCATATTTAATTCTATTTTATTTCCTACTTTTATACTGGAAAGGTTTTTTGTACGTAGCTACTAGAAGCCCATTACAGTTTCTTTTACTAGCAATAATTATATTTTCTCTTTTGTGGTCAGAAGACTTAAGTTCTAGTCTTACTTATATGAGGGGTCTAATCCGAATATATTTTCTTGCCATCTATTTAGCAATGCGTTATTCCCTAAAGGAACAACTGAGGTTAATAGCTTGGGCACTTGGTACAGCCGCATTATTATCTATGCTATTTTCTGCATTACTACCAGATTACAGCCACAAATCACCTGAGTTGCTAAATATGTGGAGCGGAATCTATGGTCATAAAAATGAATTAGGATACATGATGGCTTGGAGTGCAGGAGTGTTTTTGCACCTTGCTCTTAGTAGTCATCAATATCGCTGGTTGATGTGGGCACTATGTGGGATATCTATATGTCTAATTATCCTCTCACGTTCAACAACATCTTTAACGATTTTATTAACAATGATATTACTTTTACCTTTTTATAAATTTTTTAAAAAAACTAATTATAAATTACAAGTTGTTATGATTACTTCTGCTTTAATGCTATTGATTATTTTTTCAATATTGCTTGTCAATAACGCCGAAACTCTAGTTGGTACTTCTGGTAAAGACCTTACCTTCAATGGACGCTCTGATCTCTGGGAGCTAGTGATATCCAAGATTTTGGAAAGACCTTGGCTAGGTTATGGATATTCTGCATTTTGGACTAGTAATGCTGCATCTAATCTGAGAGCTACTTATGAATGGGCAAGTAATGCTCACAACGGCTTTTTAGAACTCTTATTAGAGTTAGGATTCTTAGGTTTTTTAACTTTTGCCGCCGGGTTTATCCGCTTCTTTGTAATGGCTATGACTCGAATTATTTATGTAGCCAAAAAACCGGAAGATTATTGGCCAATGCAGATGTTAATTCTCATAGTCATCATTAATTTTTCTGAAGCAAGATTATTAACTCCCAGTTGGAATTGGTTGATGTATATTACAACTTCCTTCTCTTTGACTCTTGATTATCAGCGAAATTATCATCAGAGCTATATAGAGAGCTTTTATAGCAGTCAGAAATAA
- a CDS encoding hemolytic protein HlpA-like protein: protein MQTPVTFIIFKRPQTTEKVFQAIRQAKPTKLFVIADGARTDREGEAEKCEATRAIIERVDWNCEVIKNYSDINLGCAKRVSSGLDWVFNNVEETIILEDDCIPHPSFFRYSEELLEKYRSDSRVATISAQNLQFGQKRTNYSYYFSRYSHCWGWASWRRAWQHYDLTIKLWKEVQAENILHDILADPKAINYWRRIFQSVYNNPTGITWDYQWTFACWMQGSLSIIPNVNLVSNIGTGADATHFTSNQEFSFINMSMKAMEFPLKHPPFIVRNREADNFTQKTVYRATVLDIFKEELKKKINYSTLKK from the coding sequence ATGCAAACACCAGTAACTTTTATTATTTTCAAGCGACCACAAACAACAGAGAAAGTTTTTCAAGCTATTCGCCAAGCCAAACCAACTAAACTTTTTGTAATTGCAGATGGCGCCCGCACAGATCGCGAAGGTGAGGCAGAAAAGTGTGAAGCAACTCGAGCAATTATTGAAAGAGTTGATTGGAATTGTGAAGTTATCAAGAATTATTCTGATATTAACTTAGGTTGTGCAAAACGAGTATCTAGTGGTTTAGATTGGGTATTTAATAATGTTGAAGAGACAATTATTTTAGAAGATGATTGCATTCCTCACCCAAGTTTTTTCAGATATAGTGAAGAACTGCTAGAAAAATATAGAAGCGATAGCAGAGTTGCCACAATCTCTGCTCAGAATCTTCAATTTGGACAAAAACGCACAAACTACAGTTACTATTTTTCTCGTTACAGCCACTGCTGGGGTTGGGCAAGTTGGAGACGTGCTTGGCAACATTATGATTTAACCATCAAACTCTGGAAAGAGGTGCAAGCAGAAAATATTTTACATGACATTCTTGCAGATCCGAAAGCAATAAATTATTGGCGACGAATATTTCAATCTGTTTATAACAATCCTACAGGTATAACCTGGGATTACCAATGGACGTTTGCTTGCTGGATGCAGGGCAGCTTAAGTATTATTCCGAATGTCAATTTAGTTTCTAATATTGGTACTGGTGCAGACGCAACTCATTTCACTTCCAACCAAGAATTTTCGTTCATCAATATGTCAATGAAAGCAATGGAATTTCCTTTAAAGCATCCACCGTTTATTGTGAGGAATAGAGAGGCAGATAATTTTACCCAGAAAACAGTTTATAGAGCAACTGTATTGGATATTTTTAAAGAAGAGTTGAAAAAGAAAATCAATTACTCAACCTTAAAAAAATAG
- a CDS encoding flippase has protein sequence MLSKFRFQSLSQFKFSSSLRAIIANTGWLFADRILRMGASLVVGVWIARYLGVQQYGLFNYILAFVSLFSPIFTLGLDDVVVRHIVRQSSNKEEILGTTFWLKLLGGIASVLLAISGMFFLGEHETLKIWLVAILAMAGVFRAADTIELWFQSQVQSKYTVIAKNIAFLLNSLIKITLILTKAPLLAFAWVTLAEFAMSAIGLLIVYQVKVSSLLLWRWSFSTAKTLLRESLPLIFSGFAIMIFMKIDQVMLGQMTGNNEVGIYSAAVRISEIWYFIPAAIVSSVAPSIYAAKEKSESLYYQRIGQLLRLLTCISIAIALPMTFLSDKIIMVMFGSGYAEAGPILAIHIWTSLFVFMGLATSPWFIAEGLNHVSLGKTLFGAILNIILNVLLIPKYAGFGAAIATIISQAAAAFLCNAFDKRTEKIFKIQVRSLLLFYKN, from the coding sequence ATGCTAAGTAAATTTAGGTTTCAAAGCTTATCACAATTTAAATTTAGTTCTAGTCTGCGTGCAATTATTGCCAATACAGGTTGGTTGTTTGCTGACCGCATTCTGCGTATGGGTGCAAGCTTGGTTGTAGGAGTATGGATAGCACGCTATTTAGGAGTACAACAATATGGTCTATTTAACTATATCTTAGCCTTTGTTAGTTTATTTAGTCCGATTTTTACTTTAGGACTAGACGATGTAGTGGTTCGTCATATTGTCCGTCAATCATCAAACAAAGAAGAAATTTTAGGAACCACTTTCTGGCTAAAATTACTGGGTGGAATTGCTTCTGTTTTATTGGCAATTAGTGGGATGTTTTTCTTAGGTGAGCATGAAACATTAAAGATATGGCTAGTTGCAATTTTAGCAATGGCAGGAGTTTTTAGGGCAGCTGATACTATTGAACTATGGTTTCAATCACAGGTGCAGTCGAAATACACGGTGATTGCTAAGAATATAGCCTTTCTGCTAAATAGTCTCATTAAAATAACATTGATTTTAACAAAAGCCCCATTGTTAGCTTTTGCGTGGGTAACATTAGCAGAATTTGCAATGAGTGCAATTGGTTTGCTGATTGTTTATCAAGTCAAAGTATCTTCATTATTATTATGGCGTTGGAGTTTTTCTACTGCCAAAACTCTTTTAAGAGAGAGCTTACCTCTGATTTTTTCGGGGTTTGCTATCATGATTTTTATGAAAATAGATCAGGTAATGTTAGGTCAAATGACCGGAAATAATGAGGTTGGAATTTATTCTGCTGCTGTACGTATCTCGGAAATTTGGTATTTTATTCCGGCGGCTATTGTTTCTTCAGTTGCTCCTTCGATTTATGCTGCTAAAGAAAAATCAGAAAGTCTTTATTATCAGCGAATAGGACAATTACTTCGCCTCCTTACGTGTATATCTATTGCAATTGCTCTGCCAATGACATTCCTATCCGACAAGATAATTATGGTGATGTTTGGAAGTGGATATGCGGAAGCAGGGCCAATACTAGCAATCCATATTTGGACTTCTTTATTTGTATTTATGGGTCTTGCAACATCACCGTGGTTTATTGCTGAAGGTTTGAATCACGTTTCTTTAGGTAAAACTTTATTTGGGGCCATACTTAATATCATTCTTAATGTCTTACTTATTCCTAAATATGCAGGTTTTGGAGCTGCGATCGCAACAATAATATCTCAAGCTGCTGCTGCTTTTCTATGCAATGCGTTTGATAAGAGAACAGAAAAAATATTCAAGATTCAGGTGCGATCGCTTCTCCTTTTTTATAAAAATTAA
- a CDS encoding glycosyltransferase family 2 protein — protein sequence MDKIRTSCLINNYNYAEFVSEAIDSALNQTVKFDEIIIIDDASTDNSVEVIAKFAQLDNVKCIFQETNQGQLSSFNEGFLAATGEIIFFLDADDIYQPQYLENALKFYSRRTECDFIFCAYKKFGAVEGIFQTDAVDLDLGYSVIRTLYNGEWIGSITSTLSIRREILRKILPIPNIEDWRVRSDDCLVWGASLVGAKKFYMSKPLVMYRIHQNNQYHNNKFLHIDKNYEYKRFWKRNSLFNYILKKNNLSLPLLLAFTSLNELKTIPCPKFQDFISYLKIIFLFEHILYWKIKGIILLFSYFIKILMSGKLNK from the coding sequence ATGGATAAAATTAGGACATCTTGTTTAATTAATAACTACAATTATGCTGAATTTGTTTCAGAGGCAATTGATAGTGCTTTAAATCAAACAGTTAAATTTGATGAAATTATTATTATTGATGACGCATCTACAGATAATTCTGTGGAAGTTATAGCTAAATTTGCTCAATTAGACAATGTTAAATGTATCTTTCAAGAAACAAATCAAGGACAATTATCATCCTTTAATGAAGGCTTTTTAGCTGCTACCGGAGAGATTATATTTTTTTTAGATGCTGATGATATTTATCAACCTCAATATTTAGAAAACGCATTAAAGTTTTATAGTAGACGTACTGAATGTGATTTCATATTTTGTGCATACAAGAAGTTTGGGGCAGTGGAAGGAATATTTCAAACTGATGCAGTTGATTTAGATTTGGGTTATTCAGTAATCAGAACTTTATACAATGGTGAATGGATTGGCTCTATAACTTCAACATTATCAATACGTAGAGAAATACTCAGAAAAATTTTACCTATTCCGAATATAGAAGATTGGCGTGTGAGGTCTGATGACTGTCTGGTATGGGGAGCATCCTTGGTAGGGGCTAAAAAGTTTTATATGTCTAAACCTTTAGTGATGTATAGAATACATCAGAATAATCAGTATCACAATAATAAATTTTTACATATAGATAAGAACTATGAATATAAAAGATTTTGGAAACGCAATTCCTTATTTAATTACATTCTTAAAAAAAATAATTTAAGTTTGCCTTTATTATTGGCTTTTACATCTCTCAATGAGCTAAAAACAATCCCATGTCCAAAGTTTCAGGATTTTATTTCATATTTAAAAATAATTTTTTTGTTTGAACATATTTTGTATTGGAAAATCAAGGGCATTATTTTGTTATTCAGCTACTTCATCAAAATATTGATGTCTGGCAAATTAAACAAATAG
- a CDS encoding GumC family protein: MTMESLPHVEEVNIQKYLEVIQRRWLPLVGIFGITVTLGCLYAFSLKPSYKAEGSLMIKTNRSSSLTGLSEDIGRLEALNVNDNPLETQVRVIGSNPVIEKTINSLNLKDSKGKLLSIPDLAKQLKIEGIKGTDVVQISYKGGNPELAAKIVNEVIDSYIELNIKANQNEALIAKEVLVTEVPKAEEIVRRTESKLRLFKEKNKVVVLGQEASAAVDTISKLGNQISQALAQLDDVKGRLEQLSSEAKIDSKQGVIASELTQAPGVQKVLAQLQETESQLALERTRFSPEHPTITNLQEKVAALQSLLKERIGQFAGTAQITEGSLQVGQLRQSLIADITRAQAERVGLERQIATLVRQQEAYIKRANNLPKLEQTQRELERKLQAAQTTYETLLKKRQEIDIAQNQKIPNARVISYALIPDKAEGPRKILFIVGGGGIGLFLGIIVAFGLDLVDRSVKSVKEAKEVMKYSVLGVIPTQSKNGKDNPSIAGLDRAIPKIIGRDIPYFPLGNAYQVLQVNLKFLCSDKPLKSIVITSSVAKEGKSDVSANLAVTMAQAGRRVLLVDADMRNPMQHHIWGLTNVTGLSNAIAGQVSLDVAIQEVMPNLEVLTSGILPPNPVAMLDSQRMATLISNFGIDYDFIIFDTPPLSGIADAAVLSTLTDGILLVVRPGVVDLNSANSAKEFLTQSGQKVLGIVINGVNTKNEPNSYFYDNKKQQIQQDLVSSSLTKFSKER; the protein is encoded by the coding sequence ATGACGATGGAATCTTTACCACACGTTGAAGAAGTAAATATTCAGAAATACTTAGAAGTTATTCAACGGCGTTGGCTACCTCTAGTTGGTATTTTTGGTATAACTGTTACCCTTGGATGCTTGTATGCATTTTCACTAAAACCCTCATACAAGGCAGAAGGAAGTTTGATGATTAAGACCAATCGCTCTTCCTCACTCACAGGGTTATCAGAAGACATAGGACGCTTGGAAGCTTTGAATGTCAACGACAATCCTCTGGAAACGCAGGTGAGAGTTATTGGGTCAAATCCAGTCATTGAGAAAACAATTAATTCCCTCAACCTCAAAGATAGCAAAGGCAAACTGCTCTCGATTCCTGACTTGGCAAAACAACTAAAGATAGAAGGAATCAAAGGTACTGATGTTGTACAAATCTCTTATAAAGGTGGCAATCCTGAACTAGCTGCCAAAATCGTCAACGAAGTTATCGACAGTTATATCGAGCTTAATATCAAAGCTAATCAGAATGAAGCCCTGATAGCCAAAGAAGTTCTCGTAACGGAAGTACCCAAAGCTGAGGAAATTGTCAGAAGAACCGAATCAAAACTGCGGCTATTTAAAGAAAAGAATAAAGTTGTTGTCTTAGGACAAGAAGCAAGCGCAGCAGTTGATACGATTTCCAAATTAGGAAACCAAATTTCTCAAGCTTTAGCGCAATTAGATGATGTCAAAGGTCGTTTAGAACAGTTAAGTAGTGAAGCTAAGATAGATTCAAAGCAAGGTGTAATCGCATCTGAATTAACTCAAGCACCTGGAGTTCAGAAAGTGCTTGCCCAACTCCAAGAAACAGAAAGCCAACTGGCACTAGAGCGTACACGTTTTTCACCTGAACACCCTACAATTACTAACTTACAAGAAAAAGTCGCAGCTCTTCAGAGCTTGCTAAAAGAACGCATAGGACAATTCGCTGGTACAGCACAGATAACAGAGGGAAGTTTACAGGTTGGACAACTGCGCCAAAGCCTAATAGCAGATATTACTCGTGCTCAGGCAGAACGTGTCGGTCTAGAAAGACAAATTGCCACACTTGTACGACAGCAAGAGGCCTATATCAAACGAGCAAATAATTTGCCAAAGCTAGAACAGACTCAACGAGAGCTAGAACGGAAGCTACAAGCAGCTCAAACGACTTACGAAACACTCTTAAAAAAACGCCAAGAAATTGATATTGCACAGAACCAAAAGATTCCTAATGCTCGTGTCATTTCCTATGCTTTAATCCCCGATAAAGCAGAAGGGCCTCGTAAAATTCTGTTTATAGTTGGTGGAGGAGGAATTGGCCTTTTCTTAGGTATCATTGTTGCCTTTGGTTTAGACTTAGTAGACCGCTCGGTGAAGAGCGTCAAAGAAGCCAAAGAAGTAATGAAATACAGTGTATTAGGAGTGATTCCGACACAAAGTAAAAATGGGAAAGATAATCCTTCTATAGCAGGACTCGATAGAGCTATTCCCAAAATTATTGGCAGAGATATTCCTTACTTCCCTCTTGGTAATGCATACCAAGTACTACAAGTAAACTTAAAGTTTCTTTGTTCTGATAAACCGCTAAAAAGCATTGTAATCACAAGTTCCGTTGCCAAAGAAGGAAAGTCTGATGTATCTGCAAATTTAGCTGTGACTATGGCTCAGGCAGGGCGGCGAGTCTTGTTGGTAGATGCAGATATGCGTAATCCCATGCAGCATCATATCTGGGGACTAACAAATGTAACAGGGCTAAGTAATGCCATTGCTGGTCAAGTTTCTTTAGATGTAGCAATACAAGAAGTAATGCCTAATCTTGAGGTTCTTACTTCTGGAATTTTGCCTCCTAATCCAGTAGCAATGCTAGATTCTCAACGCATGGCAACATTAATTAGTAACTTTGGCATAGATTACGATTTTATAATTTTTGATACTCCTCCTTTGTCAGGGATAGCAGATGCTGCTGTTTTAAGTACCCTCACTGACGGAATCTTATTAGTCGTTCGTCCTGGAGTAGTTGACTTGAACAGTGCGAATTCAGCTAAAGAGTTTTTAACTCAGTCAGGTCAGAAGGTGTTAGGGATAGTCATCAATGGTGTGAATACCAAAAATGAACCTAATAGTTACTTTTATGACAACAAAAAACAACAAATCCAACAAGATTTAGTATCTAGCAGCTTAACAAAATTTTCCAAAGAGCGTTAA
- a CDS encoding DUF3172 domain-containing protein, protein MLPSIILGVNVTNITTFSQKYVAKSNYVDNTAPNTDVCVLYPTRAIIIDTCVFAVLI, encoded by the coding sequence ATCTTGCCAAGTATTATCCTTGGTGTTAACGTGACAAATATTACTACTTTTAGTCAAAAATATGTTGCCAAGAGTAATTACGTTGATAATACTGCACCTAATACAGATGTCTGCGTTCTGTATCCCACAAGGGCAATTATCATAGATACCTGCGTCTTTGCCGTCTTAATTTAA